Part of the Natranaeroarchaeum aerophilus genome is shown below.
TGGGGGTTTCGCACCGTCGGAGTACGCGCAGTTTCTCACGACGAATCTCGGAAACGGCATCCTCTATACAGTGCTTGGAGTGTCCGTTTCCGCGGCGCTCACCTCCTCTCGTCGCGTTCTCACAGCGCTTGCTGGGATGTTCCTGACTGTCTACTTTGCACTGTACGTCCTCGGGGACCTCATCTACTGGACGATCCACAGGACCGTTCCCGAAACACCGCCGACATGGGTAGAGTTCATCGCAACGCTTCCGCCGCATGAGGCTTTGGCAAACGTCGTGGATGCACTGTGGACACAGGAGATATCGATGGAAGCACCGTTGTTGCTACAGGAATGGGTAAGCGCGCTTGTCTTCTTCTTGTGGCTCATCATCCCTGTTGTTATTGGTTACGTCCGCTTCCGGAATAGCGACATCATCTGAACTGTCTGTTGGCTCATAGAGCCTTCCAAAGGGAGTGAGGGGGTCGTTGCAGCAGCAGTAGTTTTGCGGCTCACATATTATTCATCATATTTACTGCACTCATCCTCTATATTCAGCGGACACTGAGCTGACTTGTTACCGATATGTCGCCTTTCAATTCAAGCCAACCGCGTTTTTGTGGTGGATGACGGACAACTATCACCAGTCAAATGAATGGGCACAGCAGCATCGACAATCGTTGACTACGCGGCACACCCATGAGGATGTACTCACTGACCGGGAGTTTGAGCTTCTTTTAGAAGCGTGTAGTTCACTGCCAGAGCCGCGAGATTTGCAGGCGCGGT
Proteins encoded:
- a CDS encoding ABC transporter permease subunit, giving the protein MTWQAIARKDVADSIRSQTFVLLMSGFVILTFALSLMQYIFSDPSFEDGVGAAFGTMSFLVPIVAILLSYSAIVGERQSGSLHVLLSLPVNRKELLLGKIVGRTLSLFVPILIGYLLVIPFLYLLYGGFAPSEYAQFLTTNLGNGILYTVLGVSVSAALTSSRRVLTALAGMFLTVYFALYVLGDLIYWTIHRTVPETPPTWVEFIATLPPHEALANVVDALWTQEISMEAPLLLQEWVSALVFFLWLIIPVVIGYVRFRNSDII